One segment of Amycolatopsis alba DSM 44262 DNA contains the following:
- a CDS encoding right-handed parallel beta-helix repeat-containing protein — protein sequence MSRHVLTVDRDQGYRTISAALQDARNGTVISVLPGRYDESLVVTKVVTIAASDARGTVEVVARQGSAVQLAAEAVKLTGLVLRGQNEELPAVDIARGQAAVEDCEIIGAAWTAVLARNSGSLAMRGCRVTNPGGAGIVVTSPAPSTIEDCVVEHVQTSAIVIAERGNPMVRDCTLRHAKGNGVCANGQAQGTIQHCDISSTDRPGIALEEDSATKVLDTTVRDTASGVFISTHSSPVLEECRTTNTTGDGITVADGADPVLRRCRTAKTGGVGVRVTGRSRGTFEDCEVSDATLAGIHVDEASGPTFSRTTVRGGAAEGLVVTDGATAEFDRLEIRDVAGHGVLVRAAANPLLRRATLNACRGNGIEVTGNGRGRVEDCEVRDAGKAGISISEGGSPYVSTLRVHQPKQAAVLVGPGGVGSLRDCEIGEAGEDGVLVQDGGELMLSRSSVRRSRGHGVLVEAGARAKLTADDVSGNRRDGVRIESAETVSVVDCTVSDNTGGGLRTTVPNARLSVENLISKANGAPDNDGTTAATAEITAVTEPGEAAQNAEGESGPLAKLEELVGLSGVKHQVKTLVNLNKMARRREQAGMIAPPTSRHLIFAGPPGTGKTTVARLYGSILAELGVLREGHLVEVARADLVAQIVGGTAIKTTETFTKALGGVLFIDEAYTLSAQSKGSGPDFGREAIDTLVKLMEDHRDELVVVAAGYSQEMSSFLQSNPGLASRFTRTIEFENYSTDELVTIVEKMCTAHQYQVPEDTRNTLAVHFGQMDRGDDFGNGRTARKVFEEMVDRQAFRLASDPEADDQSLSLLLSADVPGDAGKAVRSGDDDELTVLRTKLDSMIGLTGVKDAINDLVNLISTARQRREAGLPVPAINNHLVFAGAPGTGKTTVARLYGELLAALGVLRKGHLVEVARADLVGRYVGHTAHLTREAFESARGGVLFIDEAYALTPEGATGGDFGQEAVDTLVKLMEDHRDDTVVIVAGYSAAMRSFLASNAGLASRFSRHIEFENYSTDDLVTIVHRMASSNGYECAPETVTELRRHFAGVERDETFGNARYARQVLEIMMTRQAGRLSTTGAPTIADLRLLSPADLP from the coding sequence GTGTCACGGCACGTGCTCACGGTGGACCGCGATCAGGGGTATCGCACCATTTCGGCCGCGCTGCAGGACGCGCGCAACGGCACGGTGATCTCCGTGCTTCCCGGCCGCTACGACGAATCCCTGGTGGTGACCAAGGTCGTCACCATCGCGGCGAGCGACGCGCGCGGGACCGTGGAGGTCGTGGCACGTCAGGGCAGCGCGGTCCAGCTCGCCGCCGAGGCCGTCAAGCTCACCGGTCTGGTGCTGCGGGGACAGAACGAGGAACTCCCCGCGGTCGACATCGCCCGCGGCCAGGCCGCGGTGGAGGACTGCGAGATCATCGGCGCCGCCTGGACAGCGGTGCTGGCCCGCAACTCGGGTTCGCTGGCGATGCGCGGCTGCCGGGTGACCAACCCCGGCGGCGCGGGGATCGTGGTCACCTCGCCCGCCCCCAGCACGATCGAAGACTGCGTCGTCGAACACGTGCAGACCTCCGCCATCGTCATCGCCGAACGCGGGAACCCGATGGTGCGCGACTGCACCCTGAGGCACGCCAAGGGAAACGGTGTCTGCGCCAACGGGCAGGCACAGGGCACCATCCAGCATTGCGACATCTCCTCGACCGACCGTCCGGGCATCGCGCTCGAAGAGGACAGCGCGACGAAGGTGCTCGACACCACCGTGCGCGACACCGCGAGCGGCGTCTTCATCAGCACGCACTCCTCCCCCGTGCTCGAAGAATGCCGGACCACCAACACCACCGGTGACGGGATCACCGTCGCCGACGGCGCAGACCCGGTGCTGCGCCGGTGCCGCACGGCCAAGACCGGCGGCGTGGGGGTCCGGGTCACCGGACGGTCCCGCGGCACTTTCGAGGACTGCGAGGTCTCCGACGCGACGCTGGCGGGCATCCACGTCGACGAGGCGAGCGGCCCGACCTTCAGCCGGACGACCGTCCGCGGCGGCGCGGCGGAAGGACTGGTGGTCACCGACGGAGCGACGGCCGAATTCGACCGGCTGGAGATCCGGGACGTGGCGGGCCACGGTGTCCTGGTGCGCGCGGCCGCCAATCCGCTGTTGCGCCGGGCGACACTCAACGCCTGCCGGGGCAACGGCATCGAGGTCACCGGCAACGGCCGTGGCCGGGTCGAAGACTGCGAGGTGCGCGACGCCGGAAAGGCCGGGATCAGCATCTCCGAAGGCGGAAGTCCTTACGTCAGCACGCTTCGGGTGCATCAGCCGAAACAGGCCGCCGTCCTCGTCGGGCCCGGCGGCGTCGGTTCCCTGCGGGACTGCGAAATCGGCGAAGCGGGCGAAGACGGCGTGCTGGTGCAGGACGGCGGGGAGCTGATGCTGTCCCGGTCCTCCGTCCGGCGCTCCCGTGGTCACGGCGTGCTGGTGGAAGCCGGCGCGCGGGCGAAACTGACCGCCGACGACGTCAGCGGGAATCGCCGGGACGGTGTCCGGATCGAGTCGGCCGAGACGGTGAGCGTGGTGGACTGCACCGTTTCCGACAACACCGGCGGCGGGCTCCGCACGACCGTGCCCAACGCGCGGCTTTCGGTGGAGAACCTGATCAGCAAGGCCAACGGCGCCCCGGACAACGACGGCACCACCGCGGCCACCGCCGAAATCACGGCCGTCACCGAGCCCGGCGAAGCGGCCCAGAACGCCGAAGGTGAGAGCGGGCCGCTGGCCAAACTGGAAGAGCTCGTCGGCCTCAGCGGCGTCAAGCATCAGGTGAAGACGCTGGTGAACCTCAACAAGATGGCGCGGCGCCGGGAGCAGGCCGGGATGATCGCCCCGCCGACCAGCAGGCACCTGATCTTCGCGGGCCCGCCCGGCACCGGCAAGACGACCGTCGCCCGGCTCTACGGCAGCATCCTCGCGGAACTCGGTGTGCTGCGCGAAGGTCACCTCGTCGAGGTCGCCAGGGCCGATCTGGTCGCCCAGATCGTCGGCGGCACCGCGATCAAGACCACCGAAACCTTCACCAAGGCCCTCGGCGGCGTCCTGTTCATCGACGAGGCGTACACCCTGAGCGCGCAGAGCAAGGGCAGCGGACCGGACTTCGGCCGCGAGGCCATCGACACGCTGGTCAAGCTGATGGAGGACCACCGTGACGAGCTAGTGGTGGTCGCCGCCGGCTACTCGCAGGAGATGTCCTCGTTCCTGCAGTCCAACCCCGGACTGGCGTCCCGGTTCACCCGCACCATCGAATTCGAGAACTACAGCACCGACGAACTGGTGACCATCGTCGAGAAGATGTGCACCGCCCACCAGTACCAGGTGCCCGAGGACACCAGGAACACGCTGGCCGTCCACTTCGGACAGATGGACCGCGGCGACGACTTCGGCAACGGCCGCACCGCGCGCAAGGTGTTCGAGGAAATGGTGGACCGGCAGGCTTTCCGGCTCGCGAGCGATCCGGAAGCCGACGACCAGAGCCTTTCGCTCCTGCTCTCCGCCGACGTCCCCGGAGACGCGGGCAAGGCCGTGCGGAGCGGCGACGACGACGAGCTGACGGTGCTGCGGACGAAACTGGACTCGATGATCGGCCTCACCGGGGTGAAGGACGCGATCAACGATCTGGTGAACCTGATCTCCACCGCACGGCAGCGGCGGGAGGCCGGGCTGCCGGTCCCCGCGATCAACAACCACCTCGTCTTCGCAGGCGCGCCCGGTACCGGCAAGACCACGGTGGCCCGGCTCTACGGCGAACTGCTCGCCGCGCTGGGGGTGCTGCGCAAGGGCCATCTGGTCGAGGTCGCGCGCGCCGACCTGGTCGGCCGCTACGTCGGGCACACCGCGCATCTGACCAGGGAGGCGTTCGAATCCGCCCGCGGCGGCGTGCTGTTCATCGACGAGGCGTACGCGCTGACCCCGGAGGGCGCGACGGGCGGCGACTTCGGCCAGGAAGCCGTCGACACCCTGGTGAAACTGATGGAGGACCACCGCGACGACACCGTGGTGATCGTCGCCGGCTACTCGGCGGCGATGCGGTCGTTCCTCGCCTCGAACGCCGGTCTCGCCTCGCGGTTCTCCCGGCACATCGAGTTCGAGAACTACTCCACCGACGACCTGGTCACCATCGTGCACCGGATGGCCTCGTCGAACGGCTACGAATGCGCCCCGGAGACAGTCACCGAGCTACGCCGCCACTTCGCGGGCGTGGAACGCGACGAAACCTTCGGCAACGCCCGCTACGCACGCCAGGTCCTGGAGATCATGATGACCCGTCAGGCCGGACGGCTCAGCACCACCGGCGCCCCCACCATCGCGGACCTGCGCTTGCTGTCACCGGCCGACCTTCCCTGA
- a CDS encoding ATP-binding protein, with protein sequence MDKTAFGDFLRFYRLRVPMTQEELAERTGISVRSISDMERGRVRTPQRRTAELLVEGLGLAGKEAGDFTGLARAGRRGAAVPDEAVPVEAPRPAVVVAALPPHLTELTGRKAEQRRLDEVAESAASSSHLQVAVLHGLPGAGKTALAVDAGHRHAHRFAQGCLFLDLRGMDPEPLTPDRAVHRLLRGLGLDERQFPNDPEDRLALYRSLVHDREILLILDNAANEAQVRPLLATSPGSMVLVTSRSTLAGLNARHRLALDVLTGDDAVDLLGVSAGDRRLKAEPDAARRVAELCGGVPLALLIAGNRLASRPQWTIAHLADQLENERRRLSVLTAGDLQIRTAFALSYHHLAPETARVFRRLALVDGPDVSVELAAVAAGSPADDVETALEKLAEASLLGFSGTPGRYTTLDLLRVFAKEKLETSEKAEDLRKAAERVRNWLLAVATKAAQYFDHDRTEVTVTVDGPDPVHDRESSARWLAEEQHHWRGALRSAAALGSDEQVLELAKAMHWYSDLRGTGPLWREVFGAGAAAAEALGDVRSAGEQLNYVSWALYALCGDSQAALEAHERAVAAATEAGDLTVEAWAWYYGAAITRRLGSPREAALVCRRSVELFERAGYPNGRHLALSLLGSMLHTLGEFDEAVAVQRRSEAYYRGSATAPGNDELLSMVLTRLSDSLAAAGDVATALDLLDEAESLFRRHGAPFAVAKAQHLRGQILLEAGRPAEAEEQLLAALAEARWSETKIEILVQLAKLTEITGKPAEAKAHRVHALAECARYETPFARKAGRELAAALGVAVPESA encoded by the coding sequence GTGGACAAGACCGCGTTCGGAGACTTCCTCCGTTTCTACCGGCTGCGCGTCCCGATGACGCAGGAGGAGCTGGCCGAGCGGACCGGGATCAGCGTGCGCAGCATCAGCGACATGGAACGCGGGCGGGTCCGCACTCCGCAGCGGCGCACGGCGGAACTGCTGGTCGAGGGGCTGGGCCTGGCGGGCAAGGAGGCGGGCGACTTCACCGGTCTCGCCCGCGCCGGACGACGCGGGGCGGCCGTCCCGGACGAAGCCGTCCCCGTCGAGGCACCCCGGCCCGCCGTCGTCGTCGCGGCCCTGCCGCCCCACCTCACCGAGCTGACCGGCCGGAAGGCCGAACAACGGCGGCTGGACGAGGTCGCGGAGTCCGCCGCGTCGTCGTCCCACCTCCAGGTCGCGGTGCTGCACGGGCTTCCGGGAGCGGGCAAGACCGCGCTGGCCGTGGACGCCGGGCACCGGCACGCGCACCGGTTCGCCCAGGGCTGCCTGTTCCTCGACCTGCGGGGCATGGACCCGGAACCGCTCACGCCGGACAGGGCCGTGCACCGGCTGCTGCGCGGGCTGGGGCTCGACGAACGCCAGTTCCCCAACGATCCCGAAGACCGGCTGGCCCTCTACCGGTCACTGGTCCACGATCGCGAGATCCTGCTGATCCTCGACAACGCCGCCAACGAGGCCCAGGTGCGCCCGCTGCTCGCCACCAGCCCCGGCTCGATGGTGCTGGTCACCAGCCGGAGCACGCTGGCGGGGCTGAACGCGAGGCACCGGCTCGCCCTCGACGTCCTGACCGGCGACGACGCGGTGGACCTGCTGGGCGTGTCCGCCGGAGACCGGCGCCTGAAGGCGGAGCCGGACGCGGCCCGGCGGGTGGCGGAGCTCTGCGGCGGCGTGCCGCTCGCCCTGCTCATCGCGGGCAACCGGCTGGCCAGCCGTCCACAGTGGACGATCGCGCATCTGGCCGACCAGCTCGAGAACGAGCGACGGCGGTTGTCCGTGCTCACCGCGGGTGACCTGCAGATCCGCACCGCCTTCGCGCTCTCCTACCACCACCTCGCCCCCGAAACCGCCAGGGTGTTCCGGCGGCTGGCGCTGGTGGACGGCCCGGACGTCTCCGTCGAGCTCGCCGCTGTCGCCGCCGGAAGTCCCGCGGACGACGTCGAAACCGCGCTGGAAAAACTGGCCGAAGCGAGTCTGCTCGGCTTCAGCGGCACGCCGGGGCGGTACACGACGCTCGACCTGCTGCGCGTGTTCGCCAAGGAAAAGCTCGAAACCAGCGAAAAAGCCGAGGACCTCCGGAAGGCGGCCGAGCGGGTCCGGAACTGGCTGCTCGCGGTCGCGACGAAGGCGGCACAGTACTTCGATCACGACCGGACCGAGGTGACCGTCACGGTCGACGGACCCGATCCGGTGCACGACCGGGAATCCTCGGCCCGCTGGCTGGCCGAGGAACAGCACCATTGGCGCGGGGCGCTGCGGTCGGCGGCGGCGCTCGGCTCGGATGAGCAGGTGCTCGAACTGGCCAAGGCCATGCACTGGTACTCGGATCTGCGCGGCACCGGCCCGCTCTGGCGGGAGGTGTTCGGCGCGGGCGCGGCGGCGGCCGAAGCGCTGGGCGACGTCCGGTCCGCGGGTGAGCAGCTGAACTACGTGTCGTGGGCGCTCTACGCGCTCTGCGGTGATTCGCAGGCCGCGCTCGAAGCGCATGAACGCGCGGTGGCCGCGGCGACCGAAGCGGGCGACCTGACGGTGGAGGCCTGGGCCTGGTACTACGGGGCCGCCATCACCCGGCGGCTCGGCTCCCCGCGTGAGGCCGCGCTGGTGTGCAGGCGGTCCGTGGAACTGTTCGAGCGGGCGGGGTATCCGAACGGCCGTCATCTGGCGCTGTCCTTGCTGGGCAGCATGCTGCACACCCTCGGCGAGTTCGACGAAGCCGTCGCCGTGCAACGGCGGAGCGAGGCCTACTACCGGGGTTCGGCCACCGCGCCCGGTAACGACGAACTGCTGTCGATGGTGCTGACCAGGCTCTCCGACAGCCTCGCGGCGGCGGGTGACGTCGCGACCGCCCTGGACCTGCTGGACGAGGCCGAGTCGCTGTTCCGCAGGCATGGCGCGCCCTTCGCGGTGGCGAAGGCACAGCACCTGCGCGGCCAGATCCTGCTCGAGGCGGGCAGACCGGCCGAGGCCGAGGAGCAGCTGCTGGCCGCCTTGGCCGAAGCGCGCTGGTCCGAAACCAAGATCGAGATCCTGGTCCAGCTGGCGAAACTGACCGAGATCACGGGGAAACCGGCCGAGGCCAAGGCTCACCGGGTGCACGCCCTCGCCGAATGCGCCCGGTACGAGACGCCGTTCGCGCGGAAGGCGGGACGCGAGCTGGCCGCCGCACTCGGTGTCGCGGTGCCGGAGTCGGCCTGA
- a CDS encoding sigma-70 family RNA polymerase sigma factor, whose protein sequence is MTGHRGTQVTSLADRAPSAEGNAFLAALHTEHRDHLLRFTRGLLPTDPHRAEDVVQECLFRAWRNSEALIEKRIPPRPWLFRVARNLIVDWARRDKARPVVFGDDDFDLLPGDTDFADEVLERCVVEEGLAQLTPIQREALDEVYRLDRTRQRAAVSIGVPVGTVKSRVHHATIAMTEVLACSGVTAAGW, encoded by the coding sequence GTGACAGGCCACCGCGGTACTCAGGTGACTTCGCTGGCGGACAGGGCGCCGTCGGCCGAAGGGAACGCTTTCCTGGCCGCACTGCACACCGAGCACCGGGACCATCTGCTGCGCTTCACCCGCGGCCTGCTCCCCACCGACCCGCACCGGGCCGAGGACGTCGTGCAGGAGTGCCTGTTCCGGGCCTGGCGCAACAGCGAGGCGCTGATCGAGAAGCGCATCCCGCCGCGGCCGTGGCTGTTCAGGGTCGCCCGCAACCTCATCGTCGACTGGGCCCGCCGCGACAAGGCCCGGCCGGTCGTGTTCGGGGACGACGACTTCGATCTGCTGCCGGGCGACACCGATTTCGCCGACGAGGTCCTGGAACGGTGCGTCGTCGAAGAGGGGCTGGCCCAGCTGACGCCGATCCAGCGTGAAGCACTGGACGAGGTCTACCGGCTCGACCGCACCCGGCAGCGGGCCGCCGTGAGCATCGGCGTCCCGGTGGGAACGGTCAAATCACGGGTGCACCACGCGACGATCGCCATGACCGAGGTGCTGGCGTGCAGCGGGGTCACCGCCGCGGGCTGGTGA
- a CDS encoding sugar ABC transporter substrate-binding protein, with protein MKLLDRDRTPVRFTVLTSVTGGLVLAGILAAIRSDVLIAKLPAWTVLAAGSLAVIPFLLRRAPWTGRPRQAFLVTSAFSQKYWVAGFVQRMHVVLDRSGIDLVLKVPDRDYDAAAQAHHLRRILAARHNYLGGIIVATEVHRLRPDLAEFCAALALPVIFTDVEPFDDENDYPANTAFVGYLSSDLGKLAGGWLVGHFRRQGTPRPHVLIVASRQHPARQNQCATVLRTELTDVSITIDDSCAFNRPRAYDAVQSHIRVLAANAGRLDAVFCTNDEMALGAVDALRATTSSVTTDTVVIGVDGTTEARALIDTGASPLRATVVQDSHCLAESVVYALESMRERGKATKRTVLEPEVHEVK; from the coding sequence GTGAAACTGCTGGACCGCGATCGCACTCCGGTGCGGTTCACCGTCCTGACCTCCGTCACCGGCGGACTGGTGCTCGCCGGGATCCTCGCGGCGATCCGCAGCGATGTGCTGATCGCGAAACTGCCCGCGTGGACCGTTCTGGCGGCGGGCTCACTGGCGGTGATCCCCTTTCTGCTGCGTCGAGCGCCGTGGACCGGGCGGCCACGTCAGGCGTTCTTGGTGACCTCGGCTTTCAGCCAGAAATACTGGGTCGCCGGCTTCGTGCAGCGTATGCACGTCGTGCTGGACCGCAGCGGCATCGACCTGGTGCTGAAGGTGCCCGACCGGGATTACGACGCCGCGGCGCAGGCACACCACCTGCGCAGAATCCTGGCCGCGCGCCACAATTACCTCGGCGGGATCATCGTCGCGACCGAAGTGCACCGGCTGCGACCGGATCTGGCCGAATTCTGCGCCGCGTTGGCCTTGCCCGTGATTTTCACCGACGTCGAACCTTTCGACGACGAAAACGACTACCCCGCCAACACCGCCTTCGTCGGGTATCTCAGTTCCGATCTCGGAAAACTCGCGGGCGGCTGGCTGGTCGGGCACTTCAGGCGGCAGGGAACACCGCGGCCACACGTGCTGATCGTGGCCAGCCGTCAGCATCCAGCCCGCCAGAACCAGTGCGCGACCGTTCTGCGAACGGAATTGACCGACGTTTCGATCACCATCGACGACAGCTGCGCCTTCAACCGTCCCCGCGCTTACGACGCCGTGCAATCCCACATTCGCGTGCTGGCTGCGAACGCGGGACGCCTGGACGCCGTTTTCTGCACCAATGACGAGATGGCCTTGGGAGCTGTCGACGCGCTTCGGGCGACGACCTCGTCGGTCACGACGGACACCGTGGTCATCGGCGTGGACGGAACCACCGAGGCGCGCGCCCTGATCGACACCGGCGCGAGCCCCCTGCGGGCCACCGTGGTCCAGGATTCGCATTGCCTCGCCGAAAGCGTCGTCTACGCGCTGGAATCGATGCGCGAACGAGGCAAGGCGACCAAACGCACCGTCCTCGAACCGGAGGTCCACGAAGTCAAGTGA
- a CDS encoding cupin domain-containing protein, giving the protein MANEAWVMQEKDAEVVEKPELRLLADGEHTGGFLGANRLSLRAGEPGTKPHYHKKSAEAFYVIEGVLRMLVGTETVTVERGGYVVIPPGVRHAFAAPPDIAADVLITLAPGVERFGYFRMLPEILRGNVAPEEVERIHDRYDVHFVDAPEWDERGGGATS; this is encoded by the coding sequence ATGGCGAACGAAGCCTGGGTGATGCAGGAGAAGGACGCGGAGGTCGTCGAGAAGCCCGAGTTGCGGTTGCTGGCCGACGGCGAGCACACGGGCGGGTTTCTCGGCGCGAACCGGCTTTCCTTGCGGGCCGGGGAACCCGGTACGAAACCGCACTACCACAAGAAATCCGCGGAAGCCTTTTACGTGATCGAGGGCGTGCTGCGGATGTTGGTGGGCACGGAGACGGTCACGGTCGAGCGGGGCGGTTACGTGGTGATCCCGCCCGGTGTCCGGCACGCTTTCGCCGCGCCGCCGGACATCGCCGCCGACGTGCTCATCACGTTGGCGCCGGGGGTCGAACGGTTCGGCTATTTCCGCATGCTGCCGGAGATCCTGCGCGGAAACGTCGCGCCGGAGGAGGTCGAGCGCATCCACGATCGGTATGACGTCCACTTCGTCGACGCGCCGGAATGGGACGAGCGCGGGGGCGGGGCGACGTCCTAG
- a CDS encoding MarR family winged helix-turn-helix transcriptional regulator has product MTNWLDADQQRDWRAFIEGSVRFVDLLDRRLREQHGLSLAEYELLVRLSEADGLSMRMADLAKSAYYSRSRLSHRVNGLEVRGLVQRESTSDDGRGVRARLTDEGHETLRRAAPDNLRTVREHFVDAVEPEDLRAVGRAMRAVSERLEQ; this is encoded by the coding sequence GTGACCAACTGGCTCGACGCGGACCAGCAGCGCGACTGGCGTGCGTTCATCGAAGGATCCGTCCGGTTCGTCGACCTGCTCGACCGGCGGCTGCGCGAGCAGCACGGGCTTTCACTGGCGGAGTACGAACTCCTGGTGCGACTGTCCGAAGCGGACGGTCTGTCGATGCGCATGGCGGATCTCGCCAAGTCCGCGTACTACTCGCGCAGCCGCCTCTCGCACCGCGTCAACGGACTGGAGGTCCGCGGCCTGGTCCAGCGTGAGTCGACCTCCGACGACGGCCGCGGCGTGCGCGCACGGCTCACCGACGAAGGGCATGAGACCCTGCGCCGCGCGGCACCGGACAACCTCCGCACCGTCCGCGAGCATTTCGTGGACGCCGTCGAACCGGAGGACCTGCGAGCGGTCGGACGCGCCATGCGCGCCGTCTCCGAGCGGCTCGAGCAGTGA
- a CDS encoding cytochrome P450, with product MTDDKVATQSFPMARAAGCPLAPAPELTRRAEHDPVSRVRLWDGSTPWLVTRHEDVRAVLADPRVSVDATRPAFPHTNAVSKARDTRMKTLMQMDAPEHTAQRRLLTSEFTIKKMDALRPRIQRIVDELVGELLAGPRPVDLVEAFALPVPSRVICELLGVPYADRDFFQGVARTLVMDEGDPGQAMAASEQLNTYLEDLVAEKAGKPGEDVLSTLAVEQFRTGAMTAREIATLGQLLLVAGHDTTAAMITLGTIALLADPDQLRAIRDGDDPAVVANAVEELLRYLSITHTEARRVAREDLEVGGRLIRAGEGIIAVKSTANRDQAAFPDPDTLDVHRKTRHHVAFGHGSHLCLGAPLARVELQIVYGTLYRRVPTLKLAVPSDELEFAENAVFYTARELPVTW from the coding sequence ATGACCGACGACAAAGTGGCGACACAGTCCTTTCCGATGGCGCGCGCGGCGGGCTGCCCGCTCGCACCGGCGCCGGAACTGACCCGTCGAGCCGAACATGATCCGGTGTCGCGGGTGCGGTTGTGGGACGGCAGTACACCCTGGCTGGTCACGCGGCACGAAGACGTGCGCGCGGTGCTGGCCGACCCGCGGGTCAGCGTCGACGCCACCCGGCCCGCCTTCCCGCACACCAACGCGGTGAGCAAGGCCCGCGACACCCGGATGAAAACGCTGATGCAGATGGACGCGCCGGAGCACACCGCTCAGCGGCGGCTGCTGACCTCGGAGTTCACGATCAAGAAGATGGACGCCCTGCGGCCCCGGATCCAGCGGATCGTCGACGAACTCGTCGGCGAACTGCTCGCCGGTCCTCGGCCGGTGGATCTGGTCGAGGCGTTCGCGTTACCGGTCCCCTCGCGGGTGATCTGCGAACTGCTCGGCGTTCCCTACGCCGACCGCGACTTCTTCCAGGGAGTGGCCCGCACGCTCGTCATGGACGAAGGTGATCCCGGACAAGCCATGGCCGCCAGCGAGCAACTGAACACCTACCTGGAGGACCTGGTCGCGGAGAAGGCCGGGAAACCGGGGGAGGACGTGCTCAGCACGCTGGCCGTCGAGCAGTTCCGGACCGGCGCGATGACGGCACGCGAGATCGCGACGCTGGGCCAGCTTCTCCTGGTGGCCGGGCACGACACCACGGCCGCCATGATCACCCTGGGCACGATCGCGCTCCTGGCCGACCCGGACCAGCTGCGCGCCATCCGGGACGGCGACGATCCCGCGGTGGTGGCCAACGCCGTGGAAGAACTCCTGCGCTACCTGTCCATCACCCACACCGAGGCCCGCCGTGTCGCGCGGGAAGACCTGGAGGTCGGCGGACGGCTCATCCGGGCGGGCGAAGGCATCATCGCGGTGAAGAGCACCGCCAACCGGGACCAGGCCGCCTTCCCGGATCCCGACACGCTCGACGTCCACCGCAAGACCCGCCACCACGTCGCTTTCGGCCACGGCAGTCACCTGTGCCTGGGTGCCCCGCTGGCCCGAGTGGAACTTCAGATCGTCTACGGCACGCTCTACCGTCGCGTTCCGACCCTGAAACTGGCGGTGCCCTCGGACGAACTGGAATTCGCCGAGAACGCGGTCTTCTACACGGCGCGGGAGCTGCCCGTCACCTGGTGA
- a CDS encoding VOC family protein: MPKEPFRPRAKIAVVVVDCPDPQALAPFYEALLGVSRTKDGTDHVRLTLGGDQPELALHRTDHYVRPDWKRGEPAQQLHLDLLVADLDEAEREVLALGGHLLDGSDKPIGYRVYADPVGHPFCLVTPEGLG; this comes from the coding sequence TTGCCGAAAGAGCCGTTCCGGCCACGCGCGAAAATCGCCGTCGTGGTGGTGGACTGCCCCGACCCGCAAGCCCTCGCCCCCTTCTACGAGGCACTCCTTGGCGTGAGCCGAACCAAGGACGGCACAGACCACGTGCGCCTCACACTCGGCGGCGACCAGCCCGAACTCGCCCTCCACCGCACCGACCATTACGTCCGCCCGGACTGGAAGCGGGGCGAGCCCGCACAGCAGCTGCATCTGGACCTGCTCGTGGCCGACCTGGACGAAGCGGAGCGCGAGGTGCTCGCCCTGGGCGGGCACCTCCTCGACGGTTCCGACAAGCCCATCGGCTACCGCGTGTACGCCGATCCGGTCGGGCATCCGTTCTGCCTGGTCACCCCCGAAGGTCTCGGCTGA
- a CDS encoding FadR/GntR family transcriptional regulator: MNELRAPRRVASLSAQLVDTLREKIASGAWPVGTRIPPEHDLVEQLGVGRTTVREALGALAHLGLLEARRGDGTYVRASSEMHSVLLRRANTSRRDDVLELRAVLEEYASGLAAARRTEEDLACLRRLLDEAETAAGSPDTTLAAEADVRFHQAVVNAGGNPLLTDVYDVLSTAVVEQIGDTLWPSATAAEHADLHRSLVEAIAAGDEVGARYRAAEIVKLTEAGTERRK; this comes from the coding sequence ATGAACGAACTTCGTGCGCCGCGCCGTGTCGCGAGCCTGTCGGCGCAACTGGTGGACACCCTCCGCGAGAAGATCGCCTCCGGCGCATGGCCCGTCGGGACACGGATCCCGCCGGAACACGATCTGGTCGAGCAGCTGGGCGTCGGGCGCACGACGGTGCGCGAGGCACTCGGCGCGCTGGCGCATCTGGGTTTGCTGGAGGCCCGGCGGGGCGACGGGACCTATGTCCGGGCATCGAGTGAAATGCACTCGGTCTTGCTGAGGCGCGCCAACACCTCCAGGCGGGACGACGTGCTGGAACTGCGCGCGGTGCTGGAGGAGTACGCCTCGGGCCTGGCCGCGGCGCGGCGCACCGAAGAAGATCTGGCCTGCCTGCGGCGCCTCCTCGACGAAGCCGAGACAGCCGCCGGTTCACCGGACACCACCCTCGCCGCCGAGGCCGACGTCCGCTTTCACCAGGCCGTGGTCAACGCCGGCGGGAACCCGCTGCTCACCGACGTGTACGACGTCCTCAGCACAGCGGTCGTCGAGCAGATCGGCGACACGCTCTGGCCCAGCGCGACCGCCGCGGAACACGCCGATCTGCACAGGAGTCTCGTCGAGGCGATCGCCGCCGGCGACGAGGTCGGCGCACGATACCGCGCCGCCGAGATCGTGAAGCTCACCGAGGCCGGAACGGAACGAAGGAAATGA